One genomic segment of Burkholderia multivorans ATCC BAA-247 includes these proteins:
- a CDS encoding DEAD/DEAH box helicase — MEAVLDYWHSVEFFNSYDLDDQLEQARGRRQNTICVRADATARESWEAAAGRAGALYLVPFDVSLATRLIEAHVAERSTARSAIERIRDEEMAPEGLTCFAKLAIGAGGRSSGDALSVSALPWALGRLRDGELSDLNAAAFDAHAATLKSDVDALLGGGTIVIDCDVLAAMAARLQAWAGLAPKDGLLAWMVVESSDRSRPTRQLRDARVPAGTVAPSAADEPAAPSDADTDTDEDDTAAGLPILNSFYVRDLADARRLLRAPAPPRALIAYLATHDAAKTDLDAYPAGQREIVDALHPAHGVAGRWPSPPAHVQSLMQQYSLNKMKTLGVGELLAVNGPPGTGKTTMLRDLIAHLVVARASVLAALPDWRAGLSGTVVEADVGTKTYRVPALAPALTGYEIVVASTNNGAVENLSLELPQRRHLDPDLRERLSYFGPVATKYAGSRAGKPWQLSEPVWGLVAAALGKRANGRRFSNVFSQYAATPADKPQDAILSSKDVDFPSWEAVGAMTYWRYRSQWRAGAVARVPFDVAQQNFLAAQRTFDAARRELERLDARLDAIEQAWPKVVACCADLAPFDRCMLTSQRETLDARIERLDREALQFERQLGPSWLRWLSKWLRRDAYRGWRAATDAALLLRNVRDDLREAEQIHAKYDVPLWNGADLARGAEVERASSQKHAFWQGAVINVLRNELFVAAMALHEAFFLTVHAEKPAFDELVYALSNQLSRPPTRGANTLWQWFFMLTPVVSSTFASIRRQFAGVDAEGLGWLVIDEAGQAVPQAAVGALMRAQRIVVVGDPQQIPPVVTQSTQLLANLGEHWLGELRARYAVDRQSVQTLADRVCAFGVRHPTMPDRFIGVPLIIHRRCHDPMFDIANAIAYGGRMLHERKMRTTDVCLPAPHPALGPSAWWDVRAVADAESKYVPEQGERVFDALVRLFVQSADTTDAMPDAFVITPFRQVKRGLVERLGDRDRWTRALAGTGKRVPADLTDWIRKCVGTVHTFQGKESEIVFFVLGCDRRHEGAMNWASAEANLLNVAVTRAKSYLYVIGDATLWGDKPYFDVALNRLTRNAQHIERCAAAG, encoded by the coding sequence ATGGAGGCTGTGCTCGACTATTGGCACAGTGTCGAATTCTTCAACAGCTACGATCTCGACGACCAGCTCGAGCAGGCACGCGGGCGCCGGCAGAACACGATCTGCGTGCGCGCCGACGCGACGGCGCGCGAAAGCTGGGAAGCCGCGGCCGGGCGAGCGGGGGCGCTGTACCTCGTCCCGTTCGACGTGTCGCTCGCGACACGGTTGATCGAAGCGCATGTCGCCGAGCGCTCGACGGCGCGCAGCGCCATCGAGCGGATTCGCGACGAGGAGATGGCGCCCGAGGGGCTGACGTGCTTCGCGAAACTCGCGATCGGCGCGGGCGGTCGCTCGAGCGGTGACGCGTTGAGCGTGTCCGCGTTGCCGTGGGCGCTTGGACGGCTGCGCGACGGCGAGCTGTCCGACCTCAACGCCGCGGCGTTCGACGCGCATGCGGCCACGCTCAAGAGCGATGTCGACGCGTTGCTCGGCGGCGGCACGATCGTCATCGATTGCGACGTGCTGGCTGCAATGGCTGCACGTCTGCAGGCCTGGGCGGGGCTGGCGCCCAAAGACGGGCTGCTCGCGTGGATGGTGGTCGAGTCTTCCGATCGGAGTCGTCCGACGCGCCAGCTGCGCGATGCGCGCGTGCCGGCCGGCACGGTCGCGCCGAGCGCCGCCGACGAGCCCGCCGCACCATCGGACGCCGATACCGATACCGACGAGGACGATACTGCAGCCGGGCTGCCGATTCTGAACAGCTTCTACGTGCGCGATCTGGCGGACGCGCGCCGGCTACTGCGCGCGCCTGCGCCGCCGCGCGCACTGATCGCGTATCTGGCGACGCACGATGCGGCGAAAACGGATCTCGATGCGTATCCGGCCGGGCAGCGCGAAATCGTCGATGCGCTGCACCCCGCGCACGGCGTCGCGGGACGCTGGCCGTCTCCGCCGGCGCACGTGCAGTCTCTGATGCAGCAGTATTCGCTGAACAAGATGAAGACGTTGGGCGTCGGCGAATTGCTCGCGGTCAACGGGCCGCCCGGCACCGGCAAGACGACGATGCTGCGCGATCTGATCGCGCATCTGGTCGTGGCGCGGGCGAGCGTGCTGGCGGCGTTGCCGGACTGGCGCGCCGGCCTGTCGGGGACGGTCGTCGAGGCGGACGTCGGGACGAAAACGTATCGGGTTCCCGCACTCGCGCCTGCGTTGACGGGCTACGAGATCGTCGTCGCATCGACGAACAATGGAGCGGTCGAGAATCTGTCGCTCGAACTGCCGCAGCGTCGCCATCTCGATCCGGACCTTCGCGAGCGACTGTCTTACTTCGGTCCCGTCGCAACGAAGTATGCCGGCAGCCGGGCAGGGAAGCCCTGGCAGTTGTCCGAGCCGGTGTGGGGGCTCGTCGCCGCGGCACTCGGCAAGCGCGCGAACGGCCGGCGATTCAGCAACGTCTTCAGTCAGTATGCGGCCACGCCTGCCGACAAACCGCAGGACGCGATCCTGTCGAGCAAGGACGTCGATTTTCCGAGCTGGGAGGCCGTGGGCGCGATGACGTACTGGCGCTACCGCAGCCAGTGGCGTGCCGGCGCGGTCGCGCGCGTGCCGTTCGACGTCGCGCAGCAGAATTTCCTGGCCGCACAGCGTACCTTCGACGCCGCGCGCCGCGAACTCGAACGGCTCGACGCGCGGCTCGATGCGATCGAGCAGGCGTGGCCGAAAGTGGTCGCCTGCTGTGCCGACCTCGCGCCGTTCGATCGTTGCATGCTGACATCCCAGCGCGAGACGCTCGATGCTCGTATCGAGCGTCTCGATCGCGAGGCGCTGCAGTTCGAGCGCCAACTCGGTCCGTCGTGGTTGCGGTGGTTGTCGAAATGGCTGCGGCGCGACGCCTACCGCGGCTGGCGCGCCGCCACCGATGCTGCACTCCTGCTGCGCAACGTTCGCGACGACTTGCGCGAAGCCGAGCAGATTCACGCGAAGTACGACGTGCCGCTATGGAACGGCGCCGATCTCGCACGCGGTGCGGAAGTCGAGCGCGCGAGCAGCCAGAAACATGCGTTCTGGCAAGGCGCGGTTATCAACGTATTGAGAAACGAACTCTTCGTTGCGGCGATGGCCTTGCACGAAGCGTTCTTCCTGACCGTCCACGCGGAAAAGCCGGCCTTCGACGAGCTCGTCTACGCCTTGTCCAATCAGCTGTCGCGACCGCCGACGCGCGGCGCAAACACACTGTGGCAATGGTTCTTCATGCTGACGCCCGTCGTGTCGAGCACGTTTGCATCGATTCGGCGGCAATTCGCCGGCGTCGATGCGGAGGGACTCGGCTGGCTCGTGATCGACGAGGCTGGACAGGCCGTGCCGCAGGCCGCGGTGGGCGCGTTGATGCGTGCGCAACGCATCGTCGTCGTCGGCGATCCGCAGCAGATTCCTCCTGTCGTCACGCAGTCCACGCAACTGCTCGCGAACCTCGGCGAGCACTGGCTCGGCGAACTGCGCGCGCGGTATGCGGTCGACCGTCAGTCCGTGCAGACGCTGGCCGATCGCGTCTGCGCGTTCGGCGTCAGGCATCCGACGATGCCGGACCGGTTCATCGGTGTGCCGCTGATCATTCATCGGCGGTGTCACGATCCGATGTTCGATATCGCAAACGCGATCGCTTACGGCGGCCGCATGCTGCACGAGCGGAAGATGCGGACGACTGACGTCTGTTTGCCGGCACCGCATCCCGCGCTCGGCCCGAGCGCCTGGTGGGACGTGCGTGCGGTGGCCGATGCGGAGTCGAAGTACGTGCCGGAGCAGGGCGAGCGCGTGTTCGATGCGCTGGTCCGGCTATTCGTGCAGTCGGCGGACACGACCGACGCGATGCCCGATGCGTTCGTCATCACGCCGTTCCGGCAAGTGAAGCGCGGTCTCGTCGAACGGCTCGGCGATCGCGATCGTTGGACGCGGGCGCTTGCCGGAACGGGAAAGCGCGTGCCGGCCGATCTGACGGACTGGATCCGTAAGTGTGTCGGTACCGTGCATACGTTTCAGGGCAAGGAGAGCGAAATCGTGTTTTTCGTGCTCGGCTGCGATCGACGGCATGAAGGCGCGATGAACTGGGCTTCGGCGGAAGCAAATCTGCTGAACGTTGCCGTCACGCGCGCGAAGTCCTATCTCTACGTGATCGGCGATGCGACGCTCTGGGGAGACAAACCGTACTTCGACGTCGCGCTGAATCGGCTGACGCGCAACGCGCAGCACATCGAGCGTTGCGCGGCGGCCGGTTGA
- the pip gene encoding prolyl aminopeptidase, with protein sequence MYPPIEPYAHGYLDTGDGHRIYWERCGNPAGKPAVFLHGGPGAGCSADHRRLFDPQRYDVLLFDQRGCGRSTPHASLDNNTTWHLVADIERLREMVGADQWLVFGGSWGSALGLAYAETHPARVSALIVRGIFTMRRAELLWYYQEGASWLFPDLWEAFIAPIPPAERDDLMAAYHRRLTGDDETARLEAARAWSVWEGRTITLLPDPALAEHFADGHYALAFARIENHYFVNRGFVDEGQLLRDAHRLAGIPGVIVQGRYDIATPARTAWELSKAWPDATLEIVPDAGHAYNEPGILSALLAATDRFAM encoded by the coding sequence ATGTATCCACCGATCGAACCCTACGCCCACGGCTATCTCGACACCGGCGATGGCCACCGCATCTATTGGGAGCGCTGCGGCAATCCGGCCGGCAAGCCCGCCGTGTTCCTGCACGGCGGCCCCGGCGCCGGCTGCAGTGCCGACCATCGCCGTCTGTTCGACCCGCAGCGCTACGACGTGCTGCTGTTCGACCAGCGCGGCTGCGGACGCTCGACGCCGCACGCAAGCCTCGACAACAACACGACCTGGCATCTGGTCGCCGACATCGAACGCCTGCGCGAGATGGTCGGTGCCGATCAATGGCTCGTGTTCGGCGGCTCGTGGGGCAGCGCGCTCGGTCTCGCGTATGCGGAAACGCATCCGGCGCGCGTCAGCGCGCTGATCGTGCGCGGCATCTTCACGATGCGACGCGCCGAGCTGCTGTGGTACTACCAGGAAGGTGCCTCGTGGCTGTTTCCCGATCTGTGGGAAGCATTCATCGCGCCGATTCCGCCGGCCGAGCGCGACGATCTGATGGCCGCCTACCATCGACGGCTGACGGGCGACGACGAAACGGCCAGGCTCGAGGCCGCCCGTGCGTGGAGCGTGTGGGAAGGCCGCACGATCACGCTGCTGCCCGATCCGGCACTCGCCGAGCATTTCGCGGACGGCCACTACGCGCTCGCGTTCGCGCGCATCGAGAATCATTACTTCGTGAATCGCGGCTTCGTCGATGAAGGGCAGCTGCTGCGCGACGCGCATCGCCTGGCGGGCATTCCGGGCGTGATCGTTCAGGGGCGTTACGACATCGCGACGCCGGCGCGCACCGCGTGGGAGCTGTCGAAGGCGTGGCCGGACGCGACGCTGGAAATCGTGCCCGACGCCGGGCATGCATACAACGAACCGGGCATCCTGAGCGCGCTGCTCGCGGCGACCGACCGCTTCGCCATGTAG